The following nucleotide sequence is from Candidatus Bipolaricaulis sibiricus.
CGAGGAGCGCCCGCGACGCTCCCCGCTCGAGCGCCCGGGCGACCCACGCCTTGGTGCCAAGGTCGAGCGCGAGAACCAGCACGGCGAGAAGAATGGGGCGCATAGAACGCATCGGCAGCCAGTCTACCCGCGTTCGATACGAAGGGCAATGCGTATGGGGTCTCGATCCCTTGCCTGAACGGCTGTCCTCTCTTACCCTTCACCCCGCCATGGCCAACCTCTACGTCGCCCTTCTCCACTTTCCAATGCACAGCCGAGAGGGAGAGATCGTGGCGACTGCGCTGACGTCGATGAACGTGCCGGACATCGCTCGCACCGCTCGCACGTATGGGGTGTCCCGCTACTACGTGGTCACGCCCCTCGCCACGCAGCGGAGGATCGCTGAGCGCCTGTGCGCATTCTGGATGGAGGAGGAAAGCCTGTCCAACCGACGAGAGGCAGTGGCGCTCGTCGCAGTGAGAGAGGATCTTGAGGAGTGTTACCACGAGGTCAGCCAGGCCGAAGGCCGGCCCCCTCTTGTGTGGGGCACGAGCGCACGCAGCGACCTTCCCTATCCCCGGCTGAGTTGGGAACAGGCGCGCGCTCAGCTCCGCGACAGTCCGGTGTTGCTGCTGTTTGGCACGGGGAACGGGATGGCCAACGAGCTTCTCGCCGCCTGCGACGCGCTCCTCCCCCCCGTGCGTGCTCGCGGGTACAATTACCTGTCGGTGCGGGCTGCGGTGGCCATCATCTTAGATCGGTTGAAAGGAGAGGAAGTATGACGGGTATGGACGATCTCATCCACGCCCTCGAGGCCAAACAAGTACGAGATGTTCCCGAGTTTCGGCCCGGGGACATCATCCGCTTCTACGAGAGGGTGTCAGAGGGAGCGCGGGAGCGTCTTCAGCCCTTCGAAGGGGTTGTGCTCTGCATCTCGGGTTCGGGCACGCGAACGATGATGACCGTGCGCAAGATTGCGGCCGGGGTCGGGGTGGAGCGCACCGTACCCGTGCACTCGCCGAAGCTCGAGCGGATCGAGGTTGTCAAGCGGAACACGGTGACCAAGAGCCGTCCGTACTGGCTGCGCCGGGTAAGCCGCATCCACAAGATCGAATGAGTCCCTGGCCGCGTCGCAGGCGCAAGAAAGAGAAGAGACCGCCCTGGATCGTCCGCCTCCTGCGGCGCCGCGGGGTCCGGCTTTCTCCGCGGACCGAGTACTGGCTAGGCTGGGCAGAAACGATCGTCGAGGTTGGGGTCATCTTCTGGCTCACGATCACCTTCGTCACTGTCCGGATGACGGTGCCGACCGGGTCCATGAACCCCACGATCGCCCCCGGGGACTCGTTCTTCGTGGACATCCTCACCTACCACTTCCGTGACCCCGCGCCGGGGCGGGTGATCGTGTTCTGGCAACTCGAGGAGCTACGGGTCACCGACGTCACGCCCGGCAGCCCCGCCGCGGTGGCCGGGGTGCAGGCCGGAGACTGGATCACCCACGTCCAGTACCCCACGATCGGCATCGGGGGGGAGCCCGTCCCCTCCGTGCGCACGGCCAACCGCAGGATCGAGGCTGCCCAAGGTGGGGACCTTGCGTTCGTGGTCCTGCGTGAGGCGGTGGGGCACCAAACACTGACCGTATCGGTCCCAAGCGGTGCGACGGACCTGGCCGCGCTGGGGATCAAGTGGCGCTCTCGTCAAGAGCGGTACGTGAAACGACTCATCGCCGTCGGTGGTCAGACCGTGCAGATCGTCGGCGGGAAGGTGCTGGTGGATGGACAGCCGCTTGCCCCTGTCGCCGGACGCACCTACTGGACCCAGGGGATGGGCATGCAGTACGGGATCGCCCCGACTCTGGTTCCACGGGGTCACTACTTCGTGCTCGGCGACAACACGATGAACTCCTATGACTCGCGGTACTGGGGATTCGTTCCCGAGGAGGAGCTGATCGGGGCCCCGTTCTTCCGAGTGTGGCCCCTCAGTCGGTTCGGGCCGATGAACGGCTACTGGTGGTCGGGCCTCTAGCGCCGATAGCGTTCCCCACGCCAAGGATTGCCGACATCGTGGTAGCCGCGCGTCTCCCAGTACCCGCGGCGGAGACCAGTCAGGAACTCCAGCCCCGAGAGGTACTTCGCGCTTTTCCACGCGTAGAGGGAGGGGATCACGAGCCGCAGGGGGAACCCGTGTTCAGGCGGGAGCGGCACGCCGTTCATCCGGTGGGCGAGGAGGCTCCGGCCCTCCTGGAATGCGGCATAGGGCACGTTCGTCGTGTAGCCCTCCCGTCCGTGGGCGATCACCCACGTTACGTCGGGGTGCGGCCGGACGAGCCGGATGATCTCCTGAGTGAGGACCCCTTCCCACCGAACGTCGGGCACGCTCCACCCCGTAACGCAGTGGAAGTCCGCTCGCACCTCCGCCTGCGGGAGCGCCAGGACCTCGTCCCAAGAGAGCTCGCAGGAGCGCTCCCCCGAGCCGAACAGGCGGAGCCGGAACCCAGACAGGTCAACGTCCGGAACCGGTCCGATATCGTAGGGGACAGGCTTCTCCACCCATCGCTGGCCAACCGGGAGCGCTCCGGGCACCATAGGCCGTACGGTAGCGCTCGGTTGCCGCGCGGGCAAGCGGGAGGCACCGTGGCCGATCCTGAGCTGGGGAAGAAAGGACACCACCATCCGGTACCGCGAGAACATCGTGTGGATCGATCTGGAGACCACCGGGCTCGACCCCGAGACCAGCGTGATCCTCGAGATCGCTGCTGTGATCACGGACAAGCACCTCAACGTCCTCTCCCAGGAGTCGCTTGTGATTCACCATCCGAACGATGCGCTCGTGGGCCTCGACGAGTGGGTCCAGACCCAGCACCAGGCCTCGGGGTTGCTCGACGAGGTCCGCCGGTCGGCCGTGGGCCTCACCCAGGCTGAGGAGCGGGTTCTCGGCCTCGTTGCGGCGCGGTGCCCGC
It contains:
- a CDS encoding Oxidoreductase molybdopterin binding protein, with product MVPGALPVGQRWVEKPVPYDIGPVPDVDLSGFRLRLFGSGERSCELSWDEVLALPQAEVRADFHCVTGWSVPDVRWEGVLTQEIIRLVRPHPDVTWVIAHGREGYTTNVPYAAFQEGRSLLAHRMNGVPLPPEHGFPLRLVIPSLYAWKSAKYLSGLEFLTGLRRGYWETRGYHDVGNPWRGERYRR
- a CDS encoding LSU ribosomal protein L19p, with product MTGMDDLIHALEAKQVRDVPEFRPGDIIRFYERVSEGARERLQPFEGVVLCISGSGTRTMMTVRKIAAGVGVERTVPVHSPKLERIEVVKRNTVTKSRPYWLRRVSRIHKIE
- a CDS encoding RNA methyltransferase: MANLYVALLHFPMHSREGEIVATALTSMNVPDIARTARTYGVSRYYVVTPLATQRRIAERLCAFWMEEESLSNRREAVALVAVREDLEECYHEVSQAEGRPPLVWGTSARSDLPYPRLSWEQARAQLRDSPVLLLFGTGNGMANELLAACDALLPPVRARGYNYLSVRAAVAIILDRLKGEEV
- a CDS encoding Signal peptidase I, which encodes MSPWPRRRRKKEKRPPWIVRLLRRRGVRLSPRTEYWLGWAETIVEVGVIFWLTITFVTVRMTVPTGSMNPTIAPGDSFFVDILTYHFRDPAPGRVIVFWQLEELRVTDVTPGSPAAVAGVQAGDWITHVQYPTIGIGGEPVPSVRTANRRIEAAQGGDLAFVVLREAVGHQTLTVSVPSGATDLAALGIKWRSRQERYVKRLIAVGGQTVQIVGGKVLVDGQPLAPVAGRTYWTQGMGMQYGIAPTLVPRGHYFVLGDNTMNSYDSRYWGFVPEEELIGAPFFRVWPLSRFGPMNGYWWSGL